The Dioscorea cayenensis subsp. rotundata cultivar TDr96_F1 chromosome 18, TDr96_F1_v2_PseudoChromosome.rev07_lg8_w22 25.fasta, whole genome shotgun sequence genome includes the window TATGTGACAATTACGCGCATTAAAGGTATAAGCATATTATGTGACAATTACGCATATTTGAAGACAGTTAtaactataacaactaaagtGGCACGTTAACATACAACAAGTGAgttataattgtaataatttaaGTGTCACATTAGTAGACAATTGAGAACATGTCAATATATGGTTATCTAGTTCTCCaattgaaaatacaaatacagTAAGAGATGAAGTTCATTGGCCATTTTTCGTTATTTAAACATtctatttttcacataataaaaagatgaattatttattttcttttcttttatccttacgctttctttctctttcatcTAAATAAAGTTTAAACTTGTTCAAAACCCAAAAGAAATGGTCTTTGACAAATATAGAAAAAGTACTTTAGTACAATATTATCAGAAcgattttaaaaagataattatatgaaaaatcgTTCATTTCATTTGATGagattctaatgaaaataaatcaaatatttcttttatagaCGTTTGTGACTATAGAAAAAACTAATTAAGTTAAAGGacttaataatgataatgaaatacATTTTTGATTTTCTACGAACCATATCTAGTATTGGTATGCATTATCAGTTAACTACAAATTCGATCAAGGAATACTAATATGTGAGAACAGTTGTTATTTCATGGGAGCTCTACATATTGCTTATTTGTGACCATATATCTTAtcaatttcttatattttgtaGCATTACTGTTaccttatttttgtttaataaatttctataatttattcatttttatttaaattcatccAAGACATCATTGCATTTATAGGCAACAATATCAAATTATCtcctacaaaaattaaataaattgacaTCTGAAAATAACATTCTCAAATTTTCCTTTAAATGCAGAAATATAATTACCAATCTATATTgaaatctaatattttaaaatataaaaaaaaaataacagatatcattaaattttttttacaaataggcAATAAACACCTCTATTAAAAGGAAGTCACAGGCATGCACAAAATAGAGTAAACTCAACAAGTACTTTATATGCTCTCATTTGGGTTAGGCTTTGATATCAAGCCCTCCTTTAAACAAACACTCCAAGTAAGAGACTCGAAGTCAATAAGATAAGAGCCCATTAGCACATCATTAATCTTTCCCTCTATGTTCGTCTTCATTTACATCTTAACTACTTGTAAGTTAATCATTTGTTTACATTATGCATTAAAGTGACTAGTGAGCAGTTAAAAATTGATCCATTGGATCTTGAATTACGGATTCAAATCCGTTTTAACAAACAACGGGTCCGGATCCGAATCCGAATCCGCCATGAGAAACCGCGAGCCGTACGTTGATGTTCGTTTGCTCGCCGCGCTCGATTCAACCACTCGTTCTCTGCCCGATGCCTCGTTTCTCTAAGCTCTACCTCATCTCCTACAACTCCCTCCTCTTCTTGGGAtggtgctctctctctctctctctctgtgccCCGCTCCCCACAATTCCTCACTCTATGCTaagttttttcttgtgtttctagGGCAATTGCTCTTTCTAGGCTTCTGGGAAGCTTCATTGCTACCAAGTCCGTCAATGGAGCCTACGCAGCAGCGGGAGAGCTTATCTGTGAGTAATTTCTTTTCtaatagtttgttttctttgtttctctgaGAATTTTGTTAAGCTTGCTACATTGAGCTTTATTTCCGATGTTTCCTTTGAATCTCTATAGGTTGGCTGCAAACGGTTGCGTTCTTGGAAGTCATACATTCGGCTGTTGGTGAGTACTCCAATCGGAGGTTGACTGATTCttttggtgatatatatatagtatgtatttatgtatgtatgtatgtatgtattcgGATGAAGATTGGGAATTTATTATAGGTCTGGTTCCAAGTGGGGTGATGCTTGTGCTGATGCAATGGGGAGGACGAACTCACTTCCTGCTGGCCATTGTTAGCCAAATCACCGAGGTActctgagagagagagaaaaaaatcttttcttgaattttcaGGAAAACCATCAATGGTTTAGGACCTCAATTTGCCCACAGAATTAGAGGAAAAGGTTTAGATTTGATTGTTGTTTATCTGTTTTGCTGAAATGAAGAACTATTCTTCTTTATTGATCAGTATTATTAGGAAAAATATTACACTTTTCCCATGAAAAAGCCACATTTTTGCTATCTTGGTGATCTGTGCTCTTCCCTTGACCATTTCAGATTTAATATATGGTATTGAAGCTTATATCCGATTATTTTTTCTTGCAGCTTCAGGATCTCCCAtctgtttttattacatttctTGCATGGAGTTTATCTGAGGTGTGCTTTTATCCTTTCATATGTTTGTGTGCCATCTGTTTAATCACCTACATGTGCCATTTTGTTCAAATGCCTGCTATGTCAAGATAGATAgtttatcattaaattaatacaTTTTCAAGATAAAGCATTGTGACAAAAACTTGTATTTACGTTGCAGGTGATCCGCTACTCCCACTATGCTTCAAGTTCTCTGGAACTCTGTCCATCATGGCTAACATACATCAGGTTGTTTATTTGAAGTTAAATCAATCATTTTTTCAGTGATTATAGATTTTATTGTGAGAAACCATGGTACATTCCCTATTTCTTGTAAGGAACTCTAGTTTTACAACATTGCCTATCCGGTCTCTGTATCTTTACATAGTTGAGCTAGCTTTACTCACTTTTATCTTGCAATCTTGCCTTCATACCTGTGAAAGTTTCAGAAGTTACTTTAGAACTCATTGGATTGAATTGTGAATGCATTGAGTAGTCTTAGGTTAGAATTCAGCATTCATAAATCACagattataatataattagtcATCCAGAGAATATAATGTTCGACCTACAATAGTCAGACATGTAGATTATTAAGCAGAGCGCAAAATGTTGTCACTAATAAGTCCACTGGATACTACCATCTCAAGGTTGACGAGTGAGAATTAATCAATGATATGAATCATTTATCCCTCATCTCTTGCGGAACTGTGGTTGATGAAATGTTTTTTGAAAATCACGGCCATCTTTTTCCCCCTCAGGTATACTGCTTTCATCCTCTTGTATCCTATAGGGGTTGGTCCCGGAGAAAGTAAGTATTATCACAATCTATGTTCAATTCACATTACTTATATAATAATGGTGTTCTCAGACCTTACTCTGATCTTCATACAGTGTGGCTTATGTACAAAGCTCTTCCATTTATAAAGGAAAGAAACCTTTACAAAAGCTTTTTCGACAGCCTTCCCTTCAGCTACCACTCTTTTGTTGTGGTACGTCGAGAGTTAGTATGATTGTATTGATTTGCATGTCTacattttaataacattttctTAATGTGAAAAATCATCTCAGGTTGTGCTTGCCCTCTATCCATTCCTGTGGTTAAGGCTGTATCTGCATCTGTTTAAGCAACGGCGATCAAAACTAGGAAAGctgcaaacaaagaaaaaagactgattatttgatataaatgAATGTTCTTATCATTCATTCTGTATTATCTGATTGTGTTGCTGACCAATGTGCGTTCCAAATATCATTGCTTATTCATTTGGCGTGCTTATGTATTTATATGAACCAACCGTTAAAGGACATAAAAGTTCATaataagttcatatatatatatatatatgacttttcTCATGTGTCTTCTTGTATGCATTAGAAAAtcacttgcattgattttagttttatattgaTCTCATGAAACCCTTGTTATCAAAACTTCATCTCTTTGCTACACAGGCGGCTCATGCTCATGAGCTCAAATCCGGATCATTGATTCATCAATCACAGCTAGTTCACGCTTATTGTTCTCATGGCGCATTCTCATATGCCCGCCAGCTGTTCGACGAAATGTCGCACTGGGATATTGTATCAGGCACATCGATCATCAGCTCCTTCGTGCGCCACAAACGCTACGGTGACGCGATTTCTCTCTTCTCGCGCTTGCTTTTGCTTGGTATTCGGCCTAATGAGTTCACATTCGGGACGGCATTGCATGCCTCTACTGTACTTGGTGATCTCAACGTTGGCAAGCAGCTCCATGCTTGTATTACCAAAATGGGTCTCCAATCTAATGTGTTTGTTGGCAGTTCGCTTCTTGATCACTATTCAAAGTTAGGCACAATCAAAGAAGCACGGTACACATTCAAAGGTATTCATGACCCCAATGTTGTTGCTTACACTGCATTGATCAATGGGTACTTGAAGAATGCTGAATTTGATAATGCACTTAAACTGTTTGCGAAAATGCCTGAAAGAAATGTAGTTTCTTGGAATGCTGTGATTGGTGGTTGTAGTCAAATGGGTCTCAATGAGGAGTCGGTGAACCTTTTCGTCAAAATGTGCAGAGATGGAGTGAAGCCTACTGACTCTACGTTTGCTAGTCTTTTCAGTGCAGCTGCTAATATAGCTGTTCTTGGCCTAGGAAGGAGCTTTCATTCTTCAGCAATAAAATCCCTGGCTAAGTTCGATGTGTTTGTCGGCAATTCTCTCATTAGCTTCTACTCAAAGTGTGGTTGTTTGGAAGACAGTGTCAAAGTGTTTGATAGAGTCAAAGACAGGAATATAGTCTCTTGGAATGCTGTGATTTGTGGGTATGCACAGAATGGTAATGGGATTAAGGCCCTTGAGTACTTCAAAAGGATGCGGCTTTCTGGATTTAAACCGAATAGTGTTACTCTACTTGGTCTGTTGTTTGGTTGTAATCATGCAGGTTTAGTAGATGATGGCTATTCTTGTTTCAAATTGGCAATGACTGAAGAGCCCAGCATACTAAAACCCGAGCATTATGCTTGTGTTGTCAATCTGCTTTCGCGCTCTGGCCGATTCAATGAGGCCAAAAGGTTTCTTCAGGAGCTTCCTTTTGATCCAGGGATCGGTTTTTGGAAGTCCCTCTTGGGAGGATGTCAGATTCATTTGAATAAGGAACTGGCTGATGCCATTACTCATAGAATTCTGGAATTGGATCCTAAGGACATATCATCTTATGTTCAACTTTCTAATGTGTACTCCTCTGCGGGTAAATGGCAGAATGTGTCAGCAATCAGAAGAGAGATGAAAGAAAGAGGTATGAAGACAGTTCCTGGATGCAGCTGGATTGAAGTCAAGAACAAGGTCCATGTGTTCTTCAATGCAGATAGAAGGCACTCTCAGACAGATGAAATATATGAGACTTTGATGGCTTTCATGGCTACTTTGGAGAGCAAGCCCTTCAGTGACTTACATTATTGAGGTTTTGTTGAAAAACTGAAAATTCAAAGTTGCAGTTTTCAATCATACTCATTATTAAAGTGAAGGTCTTCAACCTTGCTGACTGGCTGACTGCTAATTGCTTCAATGAAAGTATCGGTCAAATGCACCATCTGgtatatatgcatgcattttGCGGAAATATTATTCTGCCGAGGGATACCATTTTGACTTGTTGTTCAAGCATGGCTGACTGCATTTTTATCACTATAATATGTGGGTCTTTATCTCTGGAGTACAAGTAAATGAAGCTTATCCGTGGGGTTGTGTTGATGTGTGACCACATCTTGAAGATGAGGTTCATGTACTTGCCCATTCCTCACTTTCAAACAGATAtgcatatacatgtatatataagcAGTTTCTGAAGCTATTTTCCGTCTTCATTTGGGAATTCTAATTGAATGGACTCCCTTCTGCTGAGACCCTCTTCTATGTTACTTAACACCATACTCAGCTCAAggtactgtttttttttatatggtgtTGAAGTGCTTGTTTTTTCCATCACTCAGAAATTGAggtatgtttcttctttttttggatAATTTTCAGATACCAGCAACCCTACAATTTGCCGTTAAGGTTGTGCAAGAAAGGATGGTTGAAATTTGGATGTTATGCCATTGGAGGAGGCAGCTTGGGTAATTCAGAGTCTACAGAAGGAGGCTCTTTGAAGGGAAAAGATAATGGATACTTCTTTAGTGATTTTGATGGATCAGGTGTATCTTTTGGGACTCTTAGTGCTGCGATAACCCATGAAACTGTAGATTTTTTTGTCAGTGATACAGAGGGTGACCCAGACCGCCCATCCGAAGGCTTTTCCTCAATTGATCAGGCCATCAAGGCTTTGCACCGGGGACAGGTCAGCTTTAAATTCTTTCTGTCTACATGCATAGTAGGAAGAAAAAACCGATGCTCCTCAACATGctgaatttcttaattttttgttCATTGATACTAATGAGTTGTAGCAGTAAAAGTTTAACTCATTTGTGTTCTCTAGTTTGTCATTGCTgtagatgatgaaaatgaagatgttgaaggAGATCTTATCATGGCAGCAACTCTAGCAAATCCTAAGGCTATTGCTTTCATGATCAGGCATGGTTCTGGGATCGTATCTGTGGGCATGAAGGAAGAGGACTTGGAGAGGCTCATGCTTCCTATGATGTCTCCCATCACTGAAATTGAGGATCTTTCAGCTGCTGCTTCCACTGTGACAGTGGTAAACATAAAAACTGATGCATCTTTCATTgattcatcaaattaaatgtgttttgaattttgaatcatAGTTCTATCATAGTTTTGTTGATCTTATTTATTTAGGATGTTAGAGTGGGAATATCAACTGGAGTGTCAGCTGCCGATCGAGCGAAAACAATTCTTGCACTTTCTTCTCCTGATTCTAAACCTGGAGATTTTAGGAGACCAGGTCATGTTTTTCCTCTTAGATATAGAAATGGAGGTGTTCTAAAGAGAGCTGGTCATACTGAGGCATCTGTTGATTTGGTTATGCTGGCCGGGTTGCGCTCTGTCTCTGTTCTTTCTACCATTGTTGATCCAGAGGATGGTTCCATTGCTCGTTTGCCTGCTCTTAGAAGGATGGCAGAGGAAAATGGTTTGCCGATCATATCGATCACCGATTTGATTCGGTGAGAATGTGGTAATGTTTGTAACACAATATAACTAGAAAAGCATAATGATCTCTTGTCTAATAAATTTTTCAGGTATAGGAGGAAGCGGGAAAAACTGGTTGAAAAAATTGCAACTTCCCGTTTGCCAACAAAATGGGGCCTCTTTGAAGCTTATTGTTATAGGTCCAAGTTAGATGGAACTGAGCACATTGCTGTTGTGAAGGTACAATATTTGTTCTCGGTTCATTTGTtccggaaaaaaaaatcttcacgGGACATGGTTTATATTGTGATTTTTCATGAATTAGCTTCACAAGAAACATTTgcaacaaaactatttttagTAGTCGAATCTTTGCTTTGAACTCAACAGGGCAATATAGGAGATGGGCAAGATGTACTTGTAAGAGTGCATTCCGAATGCTTGACTGGTGACATACTTGGTTCTACTAGATGTGATTGCGGCAATCAGCTGGCATTCTCGATGCAACTGATTGAACAGGCAGGCAGAGGAGTTCTAGTCTATCTTCGCGGTCATGAAGGACGAGGCATTGGATTAGGCCAAAAACTCCGAGCATACAATTTGCAGGACCAAGGACATGACACGGTAGAAGCAAATGTTGAGCTTGGATTAGCCATTGATGCTCGAGAGTATGGGATTGGGGCACAGGTGAATGTTgagatcttttttatttttttattttttttctttctcattctttctgagagtttaaataaataaacaaacacgAGACATGAAGCTCTTCATGAACTTGTTGAGCAGATATTGAGGGATATTGGAGTTCAAACGATGCGATTGATGACGAACAATCCAGCCAAGTTTATTGGTCTCAAGGGATATGGGCTGGCCGTTATTGGGAGGGTTCCCGTTATATCACCGATAACTAAAGAAAATCAGAGATACCTGGAGACAAAGCGTACCAAAATGGGCCATGTTTATGGTTCTGATTTGCCTGGGAATCTTCCTGGATTCAATGAACCAGATGATAAGAGTACAGAGTAGTGATAGTTAACATTCATTATATACCATCAACACCATTCTTAAAGATGTCCTTTTGCATTGCTGTACATTATACAAGTGCAAAATAAGCTGGCATAACAAttaaccttttttattttttagtgcTAAAGGAGTTACAAACttggaaaaagtaaaaaaattaaaaaacttaaattgaGAACCTTGCAATGGTCTTCAAGCCATTTTCCTAGCAAACACAAAACCACTGCCTCCATACATTCACTCCATTTTGCCATTAGTCACATATTTGTATTCATAAACACAACACACATTCCTAGAACCGCTTTCTGTGAGAGTAAAAGGATTTCTCAAAATTATCTCTTTCATCCCTTCTCGAGttcattcaaacacaaaaaataccaaatgcttcccaccaaaaaataaaaaaaatttaaaaaaaccttggATACCAGAGCAGTATTTTGGAACCAGTTTGGAATCTGGATGGAGATAACAAATAAACATCCCACCACCTCCGCTGTCTCCATTTAACACCGTCTGCAAATGTGTTTTTTCTTGGAATGAACCTTCCTATCACCGGCAACAACTACTCAAACTTTAAATGCACTTTCGCAAACATTTAACCTTCTTTTGATGAACACAATGATTACTTACATATTAACACAAGCAACAGACTTCTAAAAGTAGACCATACATAAATGGTACaatataaattctaaataaaactTACACTGACATGAGATTCACAAACTTCTATTATTCAAACACACAATTTCATGAACAATCAAAAAAGGGGAGAAAAATTGTCAGAAATAGTACTCTAAAAAGCGCTCCTTTGGTGCTTATTAAGTACATTACACTGCAACTCGAACCTTCAAAatcacaatcaaaataaaataaactaaacaacaacaaaacaaacggAACTCATGAATAATAAAACCTACCTCAACTTCAAAAGATCAAATTTCAGAccaagaatataaatataagaacaatcataaacaatattaatattaataaagataatttaaaaaaaaaaaaaaaaggaaacaagtgAGCAAATTTTCATGATTCCTAATCCAACCACAACTATCCATTAAAGTTTCAAAGGGAATGAAACTACAAAGGATCAGTACATCTATCTGAAATCCAACAAACTACATGCACGgtgaaaaaacaaagagagtAATCAAAGCCCCGAAATCAAAGCAACAATTCAAGCCTTCTTGGGTGATTTGGTGGCCTTAGATGGCGATTTAGGCTCTTTGGCAGCAGTCGATCTCTTGGGCAACAACACTGGATTGATATTCGGCAGCACTCCACCATGAGCGATGGTAACCCCAGCCAACAGCTTCCCCAACTCCTCATCATTCCTCACCGCCAACAACAGATGCCTGGGAATGATCCGATTCTTCTTGTTATCTCTCGCTGCGTTCCCCGCAAGCTCCAGCACCTAAAACACCATGAAATTCGAAAACCCAGCTCAGATCTGGCGATCTACAGAAAAATCCAGCAGAGTACTGAGAAATATACCTCAGCGGCGAGGTATTCAAGGACGGCAGCGAGGTAGACGGGGGCACCGGAGCCTACGCGCTGGGAATAGCGGCCTTTCTTGAGAAACCGACCGATACGACCAACTGGGAACTGGAGACCGGCCTTCACGGAGCGGGAGACGGGCTTCTTCTTGGGGCCACCGCCCTTCCGGCCGCCGGCGCCCTTCTTCACCTTGCTGCTTCCGTCCATGGTTGTCTTCGAGAGGAGACGCTCGAGGGTTTCGGTGTCGGAAAGGTGAGATCGGAAACGAAGGCGAAACGGAGCTTTTATATTGGATCGAAGAGAGCCAACTCACTCTAATGGAGTGATTTTGGCCGTTGGATTTATGCTTGATGGACGGCTGAAAATTATTTTGGAGCGATCCGCGTGTGCTTCTGTTAGCCAATGAGAGAATTTTGAACTTGTTCTATGgtggtaaataaaaataaatatttataagtaaATGTGGAATAAGTTATTTGGAGATAAATAGAATTAATCATTTAAACCGTTGGATTTATGCTTAATTATTTTCTGGGAGATGTAAGATTATTAAGCAATAATTGTTGTTAGTAATGTTAATgatgttttataaatattgaagcaataaaagattaaatgtattgaacgaaaaaaaaaaattttgctcttgtttttcatttgagCTGTTTAAATCTTACTCAATGGGAATCGAATGTATAGAATAtattaaatctaataaaaataaattacaattatttatttatttatttatttatttaatattacatTTTATGTGTTTGTTCATAATATTGAGTAATTAAGAGAGTAACACAGACAACagtgttaaattaaaaatatttcaaaattttaattaattaacagaATATCGTAGTAATGACTGCTTCTATAGTGCAATAGTTggtattaaattgtttttttaacttaaaagtCAAGAGTTTAATTTTATAGCTTCTTCACATTTAAAtgtaaatgtttattttcatgtatataattaaatatggttTAAATTATAACTAATATTTCGTTTATTTTACTAAAGGCGATCCTCACAAGTTTTAATCGTAATTAGACTTATCAACGAAAGTAAATAATTCATGTaacaataagataaaaatatggAACCATAAAATCACTCATCatagtatttatttgttttttttttaagtgaataaattataaattattaaaaacatgatACAATCtctgtgatatatatatatatatatatatatatattacgaaACGTTCAATTGCAGACGTTCATAGTTGAGCATTGTAGTAATGGTAAAGAGAGTCACTGATGGAATAAGCATTGGGTGTGTTGTttaggattatatatatatatatttgacaaatggCGACAAACATTGTCTTATAAGGGGGTGTTAAAAAGACAGGCATGCATGGTAGTGCACTAATTACGGTATTTTAACGATCCCTATATATGGAATTACCATGTGAGACAGGTTAACTTGCAGGACAGTTAAGTCATATTATGTACGCCCAATATGATATATCAA containing:
- the LOC120282086 gene encoding probable monofunctional riboflavin biosynthesis protein RIBA 3, chloroplastic isoform X1, yielding MDSLLLRPSSMLLNTILSSRYQQPYNLPLRLCKKGWLKFGCYAIGGGSLGNSESTEGGSLKGKDNGYFFSDFDGSGVSFGTLSAAITHETVDFFVSDTEGDPDRPSEGFSSIDQAIKALHRGQFVIAVDDENEDVEGDLIMAATLANPKAIAFMIRHGSGIVSVGMKEEDLERLMLPMMSPITEIEDLSAAASTVTVDVRVGISTGVSAADRAKTILALSSPDSKPGDFRRPGHVFPLRYRNGGVLKRAGHTEASVDLVMLAGLRSVSVLSTIVDPEDGSIARLPALRRMAEENGLPIISITDLIRYRRKREKLVEKIATSRLPTKWGLFEAYCYRSKLDGTEHIAVVKGNIGDGQDVLVRVHSECLTGDILGSTRCDCGNQLAFSMQLIEQAGRGVLVYLRGHEGRGIGLGQKLRAYNLQDQGHDTVEANVELGLAIDAREYGIGAQILRDIGVQTMRLMTNNPAKFIGLKGYGLAVIGRVPVISPITKENQRYLETKRTKMGHVYGSDLPGNLPGFNEPDDKSTE
- the LOC120282089 gene encoding histone H2A-like — encoded protein: MDGSSKVKKGAGGRKGGGPKKKPVSRSVKAGLQFPVGRIGRFLKKGRYSQRVGSGAPVYLAAVLEYLAAEVLELAGNAARDNKKNRIIPRHLLLAVRNDEELGKLLAGVTIAHGGVLPNINPVLLPKRSTAAKEPKSPSKATKSPKKA
- the LOC120282088 gene encoding very-long-chain (3R)-3-hydroxyacyl-CoA dehydratase 2, translating into MFVCSPRSIQPLVLCPMPRFSKLYLISYNSLLFLGWAIALSRLLGSFIATKSVNGAYAAAGELICWLQTVAFLEVIHSAVGLVPSGVMLVLMQWGGRTHFLLAIVSQITELQDLPSVFITFLAWSLSEVIRYSHYASSSLELCPSWLTYIRYTAFILLYPIGVGPGEMWLMYKALPFIKERNLYKSFFDSLPFSYHSFVVVVLALYPFLWLRLYLHLFKQRRSKLGKLQTKKKD
- the LOC120282087 gene encoding pentatricopeptide repeat-containing protein At5g42450, mitochondrial-like, with protein sequence MKPLLSKLHLFATQAAHAHELKSGSLIHQSQLVHAYCSHGAFSYARQLFDEMSHWDIVSGTSIISSFVRHKRYGDAISLFSRLLLLGIRPNEFTFGTALHASTVLGDLNVGKQLHACITKMGLQSNVFVGSSLLDHYSKLGTIKEARYTFKGIHDPNVVAYTALINGYLKNAEFDNALKLFAKMPERNVVSWNAVIGGCSQMGLNEESVNLFVKMCRDGVKPTDSTFASLFSAAANIAVLGLGRSFHSSAIKSLAKFDVFVGNSLISFYSKCGCLEDSVKVFDRVKDRNIVSWNAVICGYAQNGNGIKALEYFKRMRLSGFKPNSVTLLGLLFGCNHAGLVDDGYSCFKLAMTEEPSILKPEHYACVVNLLSRSGRFNEAKRFLQELPFDPGIGFWKSLLGGCQIHLNKELADAITHRILELDPKDISSYVQLSNVYSSAGKWQNVSAIRREMKERGMKTVPGCSWIEVKNKVHVFFNADRRHSQTDEIYETLMAFMATLESKPFSDLHY
- the LOC120282086 gene encoding probable monofunctional riboflavin biosynthesis protein RIBA 3, chloroplastic isoform X2 produces the protein MDSLLLRPSSMLLNTILSSRYQQPYNLPLRLCKKGWLKFGCYAIGGGSLGNSESTEGGSLKGKDNGYFFSDFDGSGVSFGTLSAAITHETVDFFVSDTEGDPDRPSEGFSSIDQAIKALHRGQFVIAVDDENEDVEGDLIMAATLANPKAIAFMIRHGSGIVSVGMKEEDLERLMLPMMSPITEIEDLSAAASTVTVDVRVGISTGVSAADRAKTILALSSPDSKPGDFRRPGHVFPLRYRNGGVLKRAGHTEASVDLVMLAGLRSVSVLSTIVDPEDGSIARLPALRRMAEENGLPIISITDLIRRKREKLVEKIATSRLPTKWGLFEAYCYRSKLDGTEHIAVVKGNIGDGQDVLVRVHSECLTGDILGSTRCDCGNQLAFSMQLIEQAGRGVLVYLRGHEGRGIGLGQKLRAYNLQDQGHDTVEANVELGLAIDAREYGIGAQILRDIGVQTMRLMTNNPAKFIGLKGYGLAVIGRVPVISPITKENQRYLETKRTKMGHVYGSDLPGNLPGFNEPDDKSTE